A portion of the Salminus brasiliensis chromosome 11, fSalBra1.hap2, whole genome shotgun sequence genome contains these proteins:
- the parlb gene encoding presenilin-associated rhomboid-like protein, mitochondrial, which translates to MMAWRSRAGSWTVWIRATGAVLHQRGAHRGFLLQNQQRCGFRKAMKKAEPKQEAEQGELVQKKGMAPPLDQPTPLQPDRSFGRLVKPLVFTVGFTGCTFGAAAIWQYESLKSRVQSYFDEVRADWLDKLRPQKHGAFRKQVNQWWNDLSEGQRTVTGIIAANVLVFCCWRIPSLQRSMLKYFISNPASKTLCWPMLLSTFSHYSLFHMAANMYVLWSFSSSVVSMLGKEQFLAMYLSAGVISTFVSYVCKTATGRLGPSLGASGAIMTVLAAVCTKMPEAKLAIIFLPMYTFTAGNALKAIVALDTAGLIMGWRFFDHAAHLGGALFGIWYIMYGHELIWKNREPLVKIWHNFRTRGPGSGGNGSL; encoded by the exons ATGATGGCGTGGAGGAGTAGAGCGGGCAGTTGGACAGTATGGATCCGGGCGACAGGGGCAGTTCTGCACCAACGCGGGGCACACAGAgg gtttctCCTTCAAAATCAGCAGAGATGCGGTTTCCGGAAGGCCATGAAGAAGGCGGAGCCGAAGCAGGAGGCGGAGCAGGGTGAGCTGGTGCAGAAGAAGGGAATGGCTCCACCATTAGACCAGCCCACCCCACTCCAGCCCGACAGGTCGTTTGGCAGACTGGTGAAGCCGCTGGTGTTCACAGTGGGG TTTACAGGCTGTACGTTCGGCGCGGCGGCGATCTGGCAGTACGAAAGCCTGAAGTCTCGCGTTCAGAGCTACTTTGACGAGGTGCGAGCTGATTGGCTGGATAAGTTGCGGCCACAGAAACACGGAGCTTTCCGTAAACAG GTAAATCAGTGGTGGAACGATCTGAGTGAAGGCCAGAGAACCGTCACGGGGATCATAGCGGCCAACgttctggtgttctgttgttGGAGAATCCCGTCCCTGCAGCGCTCCATGCTGAAGTACTTCATCTCTAACCCCGCCTCCA aaaCGCTGTGCTGGCCGATGCTGCTATCCACCTTCAGTCATTACTCTCTGTTCCACATGGCCGCCAACATGTACGTCCTGTGGAGCTTCTCGTCCAGCGTCGTCAGCATGTTGGGCAAAGAGCAGTTCCTCGCTATGTACCTGTCTgcag gtgtaaTCTCCACATTTGTCAGTTATGTGTGCAAAACAGCCACAGGCCGGTTAGGACCATCACTGGGCGCG TCGGGGGCTATTATGACTGTACTGGCGGCCGTGTGCACAAAGATGCCTGAAGCTAAACTGGCCATCATCTTCCTCCCCATGTACACCTTCACTGCTGGAAat GCACTGAAGGCCATTGTTGCCCTGGATACGGCTGGCCTGATTATGGGATGGCGCTTCTTTGACCACGCTGCACATTTAGGAGGTGCTCTGTTTGGCAT atggtaCATCATGTACGGTCATGAGCTGATCTGGAAAAACAGGGAGCCGCTGGTGAAGATCTGGCACAACTTCAGGACCCGCGGCCCCGGCTCCggaggaaacggctccctctAG